One region of Streptomyces subrutilus genomic DNA includes:
- a CDS encoding DUF3263 domain-containing protein: protein MTDDGRLTATEAAVLAYEGRTWPGPGAKERAIREGLGMTPVRYYQLLNVLMDDPRALAHAPGTVNRLRRIREAQRARR, encoded by the coding sequence ATGACGGACGACGGGCGGCTGACGGCCACGGAGGCCGCGGTGCTCGCGTACGAGGGACGCACCTGGCCCGGGCCCGGGGCCAAGGAGCGGGCGATACGGGAAGGGCTGGGGATGACCCCGGTCCGCTACTACCAGCTGCTCAACGTGCTGATGGACGATCCCCGCGCGCTGGCCCACGCCCCGGGCACGGTCAACCGCCTGCGCCGCATCCGCGAGGCCCAGCGGGCCAGGCGCTAG
- the otsB gene encoding trehalose-phosphatase: MGSQPHDLPMPVTAAGREGLEALLRAPRRSVVALDFDGTLAEIVPDPDQARAHPGAVPALAALAPEVASVAVITGRPAGVAVRYGGFAGVPGLEHLVVLGHYGAERWDAVSGIVHAPAEHPGVAAVRAELPGFLDSIGAWQGTWIEEKGRALAVHTRRAADPEAAFAALREPLAELAARHGLMVEPGRAVLELRPPGMDKGVALTEFLAETGAEAVLYAGDDLGDLAAYSAVEKRRADGLPGLLVCSGSAEVPELESRADLVLPGPGAVVAFLAALAAAATR, translated from the coding sequence ATGGGGAGCCAGCCGCACGATTTGCCGATGCCCGTCACCGCAGCCGGACGCGAGGGCCTGGAAGCCCTGCTCCGGGCACCCCGCCGTTCCGTGGTCGCGCTGGACTTCGACGGCACGCTTGCCGAGATCGTCCCCGACCCGGACCAGGCACGGGCCCATCCCGGAGCCGTACCCGCCCTGGCCGCGCTGGCCCCCGAGGTGGCCTCCGTCGCCGTGATCACCGGCCGGCCGGCGGGCGTCGCCGTCCGCTACGGGGGCTTCGCCGGGGTCCCCGGACTGGAACACCTCGTCGTCCTCGGCCACTACGGGGCCGAGCGCTGGGACGCCGTCAGCGGGATCGTGCACGCGCCCGCCGAGCATCCCGGGGTGGCGGCGGTCCGGGCCGAACTGCCCGGCTTCCTGGACTCCATCGGAGCCTGGCAGGGCACCTGGATCGAGGAGAAGGGCCGGGCGCTGGCCGTGCACACGCGGCGCGCCGCGGACCCGGAGGCGGCCTTCGCGGCCCTGCGCGAACCGCTGGCCGAGCTGGCGGCGCGGCACGGGCTGATGGTGGAACCGGGCCGGGCGGTCCTGGAGCTGCGGCCGCCGGGCATGGACAAGGGCGTCGCCCTCACGGAGTTCCTGGCGGAGACGGGCGCGGAGGCGGTGCTGTACGCCGGCGACGACCTGGGCGACCTGGCCGCGTACTCGGCCGTCGAGAAGCGGCGGGCCGACGGGTTGCCGGGGCTGCTGGTGTGCAGTGGCTCCGCGGAGGTGCCGGAGCTTGAGTCCCGCGCCGACCTGGTACTGCCCGGACCTGGCGCGGTCGTCGCCTTCCTCGCCGCCCTGGCCGCAGCCGCCACCCGCTGA
- a CDS encoding alpha,alpha-trehalose-phosphate synthase (UDP-forming) has product MAASQVLVAANRGPLSYTLDPDGSLSARRGGGGLVSGLSAALARQPDALWICAALSDADREAVRRGVSEPGVRMLDIDPTTYDDAYNGIANSVLWFTHHHLYDVPREPVFDARFRRQWASYAAYNQAFAEALAEEAAQGACVLVQDYHLALVPGALRALRPDLRIAHFTHTPWASKEYLSMLPDDVREQLLDGMLGADVVGFHTGAWASAFLDGAGRGNVAVFPLGVDADELRSLAHRPEVDDKLAGLRAEVGDRKAIVRVDRTELSKNILRGLLAYRELLTAHPEWRGRVVHLASAYPSRQDLKVYRDYTQAVRELAMEVNEEFGTADWQPVLVSVQDDFARSLAAYRMADVALVNPVRDGMNLVAKEIPVVSEAGCALVLSRGAGAYEELRGDALTVNPYDVTETASALHAALAMPDPERAERTKRLAAAATALPPTAWFEAQLSALRA; this is encoded by the coding sequence ATGGCTGCATCACAGGTACTCGTCGCCGCCAACCGCGGCCCGCTCTCGTACACCCTCGACCCGGACGGCTCGCTCAGCGCCCGGCGCGGCGGGGGCGGACTCGTCTCCGGCCTCTCCGCGGCGCTCGCGCGCCAGCCGGACGCGCTGTGGATCTGCGCCGCGCTGTCGGACGCGGACCGGGAGGCGGTCCGCCGGGGCGTCTCGGAGCCGGGCGTCCGGATGCTGGACATCGATCCCACGACGTACGACGACGCGTACAACGGCATCGCGAACTCGGTGCTGTGGTTCACCCACCACCACCTGTACGACGTCCCGCGCGAGCCCGTCTTCGACGCGCGGTTCCGGCGGCAGTGGGCGTCGTACGCCGCGTACAACCAGGCCTTCGCCGAGGCCCTGGCCGAGGAGGCGGCGCAGGGCGCGTGCGTCCTGGTGCAGGACTACCACCTGGCACTGGTCCCGGGCGCGCTGCGCGCCCTGCGGCCGGACCTGCGGATCGCGCACTTCACGCACACGCCGTGGGCGTCGAAGGAGTACCTGTCGATGCTCCCGGACGACGTCCGGGAGCAGCTGCTCGACGGGATGCTCGGGGCGGACGTGGTGGGCTTCCACACCGGCGCCTGGGCGTCGGCCTTCCTGGACGGCGCGGGCCGGGGGAACGTGGCGGTGTTCCCGCTGGGCGTGGACGCGGACGAGCTGCGGTCGCTCGCGCACCGGCCGGAGGTGGACGACAAGCTGGCGGGGCTGCGGGCGGAGGTCGGGGACCGCAAGGCGATCGTCCGGGTGGACCGGACGGAACTGTCGAAGAACATCCTGCGGGGCCTGCTGGCGTACCGGGAGCTGCTGACGGCGCACCCCGAGTGGCGGGGCCGGGTGGTGCACCTGGCGTCCGCCTACCCGTCGCGGCAGGACCTGAAGGTGTACCGGGACTACACGCAGGCCGTGCGGGAGCTGGCGATGGAGGTCAACGAGGAGTTCGGGACGGCGGACTGGCAGCCGGTGCTGGTGTCCGTGCAGGACGACTTCGCGCGGTCGCTGGCGGCCTACCGGATGGCGGACGTGGCACTGGTGAACCCCGTGCGGGACGGGATGAACCTGGTGGCGAAGGAGATCCCGGTGGTGTCGGAGGCGGGGTGCGCGCTGGTGCTGTCGCGGGGGGCGGGGGCGTACGAGGAGCTGCGGGGTGACGCGCTGACGGTGAACCCGTACGACGTCACGGAGACGGCCTCCGCGCTGCACGCTGCGCTGGCCATGCCGGATCCGGAGCGCGCGGAACGCACCAAGCGCCTGGCCGCGGCGGCGACGGCCCTCCCCCCGACGGCCTGGTTCGAAGCCCAGCTCTCAGCCCTGCGCGCCTGA